The following proteins are co-located in the Imtechella halotolerans genome:
- a CDS encoding CDP-alcohol phosphatidyltransferase family protein: protein MKKHIPNFITLLNLLSGTIAVMLAVQNQLELAALFVFLGIVFDFFDGFAARMLKVSSELGVQLDSLADMVTCGVVPGIVMFQLLNDSTGTGWATIMATDMPASWLPYVGLLIPMASAYRLAKFNIDERQTDSFIGLPTPANALLILSLPLIVAYQNNDLMNTVIYNPWFLVVLSVVSSYMLNAEIPLFSLKIKTLAFQPNAHRYSFLLLSVVLLILLWFAAIPLIIVMYVLMSLFMQKRNFA, encoded by the coding sequence ATGAAAAAGCACATTCCGAATTTTATTACTCTTTTAAATCTTTTAAGTGGAACAATTGCTGTGATGTTAGCGGTTCAAAATCAATTGGAATTGGCCGCATTATTTGTGTTTTTGGGTATTGTGTTCGATTTCTTCGATGGGTTTGCAGCTCGTATGCTTAAGGTTTCTTCTGAATTAGGGGTGCAATTGGATTCTTTGGCGGACATGGTTACTTGTGGTGTTGTGCCAGGAATAGTAATGTTCCAATTGTTAAATGACAGCACGGGTACTGGATGGGCCACCATTATGGCTACAGATATGCCAGCTTCATGGTTGCCATATGTTGGTTTGCTAATTCCGATGGCTTCAGCCTATAGATTAGCAAAATTTAATATTGATGAACGTCAAACGGATTCATTTATAGGTCTTCCAACACCTGCAAATGCGTTATTGATACTGTCATTACCACTTATTGTAGCCTATCAAAACAATGATTTAATGAATACAGTAATATACAATCCTTGGTTTTTGGTTGTATTAAGTGTGGTAAGTAGCTATATGCTGAATGCAGAAATTCCATTATTTTCTTTAAAGATTAAAACCTTGGCCTTTCAGCCTAATGCTCATAGGTATAGCTTTTTATTGTTGAGTGTGGTCCTGCTTATTTTGCTTTGGTTTGCTGCTATTCCACTTATTATAGTAATGTATGTATTAATGTCATTGTTTATGCAAAAACGAAATTTCGCTTAA
- a CDS encoding glycoside hydrolase family 25 protein, translating into MADARKTLKNLNRRKLPQRKTTRRKQKTVFSLGKHVILPIILIAFLVALWHYRYAMYFFFRQKLHKQYEVSLTQEMRIYDVLTRHDSHLYGIDVSHYQGVINWDKAVKIQDSFPISFVFVRATAGKNLVDRTFHANWKELDEKGIIKGAYHYYRPDENSLQQADNFIKAVRLKKGDLPPVLDIENVPQSQSMESLKTGLRRWLHKVESHYGVRPILYSGEDFYNRYLYNDFSEYTVWIANYNFFVEDIQPDWHFWQFTDKAMLPGCKEAIDVNIFNGDSLKLKSLLLK; encoded by the coding sequence ATGGCTGATGCCCGAAAGACTTTAAAAAACCTTAACCGAAGAAAGCTACCCCAGAGAAAAACAACAAGAAGAAAGCAAAAGACGGTGTTTTCCCTAGGGAAGCATGTCATTTTACCTATTATTTTAATAGCTTTTCTAGTAGCCCTTTGGCATTACAGGTATGCTATGTATTTCTTTTTTAGGCAAAAGCTTCATAAACAATATGAAGTTTCGCTTACTCAGGAAATGCGTATTTATGATGTGCTTACACGTCATGATAGTCATTTGTACGGGATAGATGTTTCCCATTATCAAGGAGTGATCAATTGGGATAAGGCTGTTAAAATTCAAGATAGTTTTCCAATTTCTTTTGTTTTTGTTCGCGCCACAGCTGGTAAAAATTTAGTAGATAGAACTTTTCATGCAAACTGGAAGGAACTTGATGAGAAAGGAATTATAAAAGGCGCTTATCATTATTATCGTCCGGATGAAAATTCCCTACAACAAGCTGACAATTTCATAAAAGCAGTACGATTGAAAAAGGGAGATTTACCCCCAGTATTGGATATAGAAAATGTACCACAGTCACAATCGATGGAAAGTTTAAAAACAGGGTTGAGAAGATGGTTACACAAGGTAGAATCTCATTATGGAGTAAGGCCTATTCTGTATTCAGGAGAAGATTTTTACAATAGGTATCTTTACAATGATTTTTCAGAATACACTGTATGGATTGCTAATTATAATTTTTTCGTGGAAGATATACAGCCAGATTGGCATTTCTGGCAGTTTACTGATAAGGCAATGCTTCCGGGATGTAAAGAAGCTATAGATGTGAATATTTTTAATGGAGATTCCTTGAAATTAAAATCCCTTCTTTTAAAATAG
- a CDS encoding amidohydrolase family protein, whose translation MKRTFYYGWMFFAFILIGSSTVAQEKITKDSIKKATKELPLEPKRTVTFTTNEGTWMSLDVSPDGKSLLFDMMGDIYILPAEGGVATRVTEGMAYDVHPRYSPDGKSIVFISDKSGSDNIWTMELATKESKQLTKDTNQNFFSADWTHDGTYIVASKGRRNAKMYLYHKDGGSGAQLISEPANLKVTDPAFSPDGKTLYFSHRMGAWNYNAQLPQYQVGTYDMENGELSVITSRYGSAFTPTPSPDGKWLVYGSRFETETGLVIRNLQNGDERWLAYPVQRDEQESIAPLGVLPAMAFTPDSKFLFASYGGKIYRISTEGSAAVEVPFTANLSLDMGPQVYFQYPIEDAAEAQVTQIRDAVPSPDGKKLAFTALNRLYVMDFPNGTPKRLTTNNFTEAHPAWSPDGKQLVFTTWKNGGGHLYKVSIDGKGRPVQLTKEPGAYTFPAWSYQSNRIAFHRGTAQNFDNVLGMFSGNVMEDLVWVDSNGGAANFIAKSKGRTQPHFTKVDDRLYLSHAGKGLVSIRWDGTDEKEHLSLTGIVTYGSSDVFNGDDHSHDVHGLLPTSEEGWRENNTASRPSEIRISPDATHALAKINNDVYSVLIPRYGKTPKISLAKAESAAFPSRKLTVMGGEFPTWSGDSKKIHWSLGASHFRFDLEAAKKFDDSLALAKKEEKERKEAEKKNDTVAKGEEVKESKKETAFKAEEFKIKLTFQKAIPNGSVLLKGARIITMKGDQVIENGDLLIENNRIKAIGTSGSLSVPSSAQVIEVKGKTIVPGFVDTHAHMWPTWTLHKNQVWMYSANLAYGVTTTRDPQTATTDVLTYADMVDAGMIHGPRVYSTGPGVGFWQYKIESLEHAKDVLKQYSEYYNTKSIKMYLVGNRQQRQWVIMAAKELKLMPTTEGGLDFKLNMTQLLDGYPGHEHSFPIYPVYKDVIHPVAESKMAVTPTLLVSYGGPWAENYYYATENPYHDKKLQYFTPYEELASKSRRRPAWFMEEEHVFTKHAQTMKNLVEADGIAGVGSHGQLQGLGYHWELWSVASGGMSTHDALKVATIHGAKALGLDADLGTLEVGKLADILIMDANPLTNIRNTNTLRYVVKNGVIYDANTLDEVWPKVQKSETFNWQTKRPENVPGMKN comes from the coding sequence ATGAAACGTACTTTTTATTACGGATGGATGTTTTTTGCATTCATTTTAATTGGAAGTTCGACAGTGGCTCAAGAAAAGATCACCAAAGATTCCATTAAAAAAGCTACTAAGGAACTTCCCTTAGAACCTAAACGAACCGTCACTTTTACCACTAATGAGGGTACTTGGATGTCTCTGGATGTAAGTCCTGATGGCAAATCCTTGCTATTTGATATGATGGGAGATATTTATATACTTCCAGCAGAGGGAGGGGTTGCAACTAGAGTAACGGAAGGAATGGCCTATGATGTTCATCCTCGATATAGTCCAGATGGAAAGTCAATTGTTTTTATTTCTGATAAAAGTGGTTCAGACAATATATGGACTATGGAATTAGCTACAAAAGAAAGTAAGCAGCTTACCAAGGATACGAATCAAAATTTCTTTTCTGCGGATTGGACTCATGATGGAACCTATATTGTGGCATCCAAGGGGCGACGTAATGCTAAAATGTATCTTTATCATAAAGATGGAGGGAGTGGTGCTCAACTTATAAGTGAGCCAGCCAATTTGAAGGTGACAGACCCAGCCTTTAGCCCAGACGGAAAAACACTTTATTTTTCTCATCGTATGGGGGCCTGGAATTATAATGCACAGCTACCACAATATCAGGTAGGCACTTATGATATGGAAAATGGTGAGCTTTCAGTGATCACCTCAAGGTATGGTTCGGCATTTACACCCACTCCTTCTCCAGATGGAAAGTGGTTGGTGTATGGAAGTAGATTTGAAACTGAGACAGGGTTAGTAATTCGAAATCTTCAAAATGGAGATGAGCGATGGTTGGCTTATCCAGTTCAGCGTGATGAACAAGAATCTATAGCTCCATTGGGAGTACTTCCTGCAATGGCTTTTACTCCAGATAGTAAGTTCCTTTTTGCATCTTATGGAGGGAAGATTTATCGAATTTCTACAGAAGGATCTGCAGCTGTTGAGGTTCCATTTACAGCTAACCTTTCATTAGATATGGGGCCACAGGTCTATTTTCAGTATCCCATCGAAGATGCTGCTGAAGCTCAGGTTACACAGATAAGGGATGCGGTGCCTTCTCCTGATGGTAAAAAATTAGCCTTTACAGCTTTAAATCGCCTGTATGTTATGGATTTTCCTAACGGTACTCCAAAGCGATTAACCACTAATAATTTTACCGAAGCGCATCCTGCTTGGTCACCAGACGGAAAGCAGCTAGTTTTTACCACATGGAAAAATGGAGGAGGTCATTTATACAAGGTGTCTATAGATGGAAAAGGAAGACCGGTACAGTTAACAAAAGAACCAGGTGCTTATACGTTTCCTGCCTGGTCATATCAATCTAATAGAATTGCTTTTCATAGAGGAACTGCACAGAATTTTGATAATGTGCTAGGAATGTTTAGTGGAAACGTAATGGAAGATTTGGTGTGGGTTGATTCAAATGGAGGGGCTGCAAATTTTATTGCTAAATCAAAAGGACGAACGCAGCCTCATTTTACAAAAGTCGATGATCGTTTATACTTAAGTCATGCTGGAAAAGGATTGGTTTCAATTCGTTGGGATGGTACTGATGAGAAAGAGCATCTTTCGTTGACAGGAATAGTAACTTACGGGTCATCAGATGTGTTTAATGGGGATGATCATAGCCATGATGTTCATGGATTATTACCAACTTCTGAAGAGGGGTGGAGAGAGAATAATACGGCATCACGTCCTTCTGAAATTCGAATTTCTCCAGATGCAACACATGCGCTAGCAAAGATTAATAATGATGTGTATTCAGTTTTGATTCCACGTTATGGGAAGACCCCAAAAATTTCCTTAGCAAAAGCTGAAAGTGCTGCATTCCCGTCAAGAAAACTTACTGTGATGGGGGGTGAATTCCCTACATGGTCTGGTGATAGTAAAAAAATACATTGGTCATTAGGTGCAAGTCATTTCAGATTTGATTTGGAAGCTGCCAAAAAATTTGATGATAGTTTAGCATTAGCTAAGAAAGAAGAGAAAGAAAGAAAGGAAGCGGAAAAGAAGAATGATACAGTTGCCAAAGGAGAAGAAGTCAAAGAATCAAAAAAGGAAACTGCTTTTAAAGCTGAGGAATTTAAAATAAAACTTACATTTCAAAAGGCTATCCCAAATGGAAGCGTTCTTTTAAAAGGAGCTCGGATTATAACTATGAAGGGAGACCAGGTCATAGAAAATGGAGACCTTCTTATAGAAAATAATCGAATTAAGGCCATAGGAACCAGTGGTTCATTAAGTGTACCTTCAAGTGCTCAGGTAATTGAGGTGAAGGGGAAAACAATTGTACCTGGGTTTGTAGATACCCATGCCCATATGTGGCCAACTTGGACGTTACATAAAAATCAGGTTTGGATGTACAGTGCTAATTTAGCATATGGGGTGACTACTACTAGAGACCCTCAGACAGCCACTACAGATGTTTTAACCTATGCCGATATGGTAGATGCTGGAATGATTCATGGTCCTCGTGTATATAGTACGGGTCCGGGAGTTGGTTTCTGGCAATATAAAATTGAGAGTTTGGAGCATGCAAAAGATGTTTTAAAGCAATACAGTGAGTATTACAATACCAAGAGCATTAAAATGTATCTAGTAGGTAATAGGCAACAACGTCAATGGGTTATCATGGCTGCTAAGGAATTAAAGCTGATGCCTACTACTGAGGGAGGTTTGGATTTTAAATTAAATATGACTCAGTTACTTGATGGTTATCCGGGGCATGAACATTCTTTTCCTATTTATCCAGTATATAAGGACGTAATTCATCCTGTAGCAGAATCTAAAATGGCAGTTACCCCAACTCTTTTAGTTTCCTATGGAGGACCTTGGGCTGAAAATTATTATTATGCGACAGAAAATCCATACCATGATAAAAAACTTCAATATTTTACACCTTATGAAGAGCTTGCATCCAAATCACGTCGTAGACCCGCGTGGTTTATGGAGGAAGAGCATGTATTTACTAAGCATGCCCAAACTATGAAAAATCTAGTGGAGGCTGATGGTATTGCAGGAGTTGGAAGCCATGGACAGTTACAAGGGTTAGGATATCATTGGGAGTTGTGGTCTGTTGCTAGTGGTGGAATGAGTACTCATGATGCTTTAAAGGTAGCGACAATTCACGGGGCGAAAGCTCTAGGCCTTGATGCAGATTTAGGTACATTAGAAGTAGGTAAATTAGCTGATATTCTAATTATGGATGCTAATCCGCTTACTAATATCAGAAATACCAATACATTGAGGTATGTTGTAAAAAATGGAGTGATATACGATGCAAATACACTGGATGAAGTTTGGCCAAAAGTTCAGAAATCAGAGACTTTTAACTGGCAAACAAAACGACCGGAAAATGTTCCCGGTATGAAGAATTAA
- the lptB gene encoding LPS export ABC transporter ATP-binding protein — MKLRAENIMKSYKGRKVVKGISLEVNRGEIVGLLGPNGAGKTTSFYMIVGLIKPNGGTIFLDQQEITDYPMYKRAQNGIGYLAQEASVFRKLSIEDNILSVLQLTKLSKKEQHMKMESLIEEFSLGHIRKNRGDLLSGGERRRTEIARALATDPSFILLDEPFAGVDPVAVEDIQRIVAQLKDKNIGILITDHNVQETLAITDRTYLMFEGSILKAGIPEELAADEMVRKVYLGQNFELRKKKLTF; from the coding sequence ATGAAGTTACGTGCCGAAAATATTATGAAGTCCTACAAAGGACGCAAAGTTGTAAAAGGAATTTCGCTTGAAGTAAATCGCGGTGAAATTGTTGGACTTTTGGGACCTAATGGTGCTGGAAAAACAACTTCCTTTTATATGATTGTAGGCCTTATTAAACCTAACGGAGGCACTATTTTTCTTGATCAACAGGAAATAACAGACTATCCAATGTACAAGCGAGCCCAAAACGGTATTGGATATCTAGCCCAGGAGGCCTCGGTATTTAGGAAATTAAGCATTGAAGACAATATTTTAAGTGTTCTACAACTGACCAAACTTTCCAAAAAAGAGCAACATATGAAAATGGAGTCTCTAATTGAGGAATTTAGCTTGGGGCATATTCGTAAAAATAGAGGGGATTTATTATCAGGAGGAGAAAGACGACGTACAGAAATTGCAAGGGCACTTGCAACTGACCCAAGTTTCATTCTACTTGACGAACCATTTGCTGGAGTAGACCCCGTAGCTGTTGAAGACATTCAACGTATTGTAGCCCAACTGAAAGACAAGAATATCGGCATTTTAATTACGGATCACAATGTTCAAGAAACACTTGCCATAACTGATCGAACCTATCTTATGTTTGAAGGCAGTATTCTTAAGGCTGGAATTCCTGAAGAATTAGCAGCTGATGAAATGGTACGAAAGGTGTATCTCGGGCAAAACTTTGAACTTAGAAAAAAGAAACTTACGTTTTAA
- a CDS encoding carboxymuconolactone decarboxylase family protein → MANLVEEFNEYRSRMNERLLADNNKIIKRIFNLDTNAYMEGALDVKTKELLGLVASAVLRCDDCIKYHLETSYREGLTKEEVMEALGIATLVGGTIVVPHLRRAYEFWEALEAQSASENG, encoded by the coding sequence ATGGCTAATCTTGTAGAAGAATTCAATGAATATCGTTCCCGAATGAATGAACGCCTTTTGGCTGATAACAATAAAATCATTAAACGTATCTTCAATTTAGATACCAATGCCTATATGGAGGGTGCTTTAGATGTTAAAACCAAAGAACTTTTAGGTCTTGTAGCCTCCGCAGTTTTGAGATGTGACGACTGTATAAAATACCATCTTGAAACCAGTTACAGAGAAGGCCTCACCAAAGAAGAAGTCATGGAAGCTCTTGGTATAGCAACCCTTGTAGGTGGTACAATTGTTGTTCCTCACTTACGCCGTGCCTATGAGTTTTGGGAAGCTTTGGAGGCTCAATCAGCATCTGAAAACGGTTAA
- the tatC gene encoding twin-arginine translocase subunit TatC, translated as MSKVEKEMSFLDHLEELRWHLIRSTLAVLIVAVAAFIAKDFIFNTILFGPKDPQFITYRVLCELTRSLGFDETFCTQEMPFIIQSRTMAGQFSAHIWTAIWAGFIIGFPYILYEVWKFISPGLYDNERKNARGFIFIASMLFFIGVLFGYYLIAPLSINFLGNYTVSNQVANNFDLSSYISTVRSSVIACGLIFELPILIYFLTKIGLVTPEFMKKYRKHALVLVLILSAVITPPDIASQIVVAVPILILYEISIYISKVVLRNQARKEKKQRHG; from the coding sequence ATGAGTAAAGTTGAAAAAGAAATGTCTTTCTTAGACCATTTAGAGGAGTTGCGTTGGCACCTAATTCGTTCGACTCTAGCTGTTCTGATCGTAGCCGTTGCAGCTTTTATTGCAAAAGATTTCATCTTTAACACAATCCTATTTGGCCCTAAAGACCCTCAATTTATTACATATAGAGTATTGTGTGAACTGACTAGGTCCTTAGGATTTGACGAAACATTTTGTACACAAGAAATGCCGTTTATTATTCAAAGCCGTACCATGGCAGGACAATTTTCGGCACATATTTGGACTGCTATTTGGGCAGGCTTTATTATTGGATTCCCGTATATCTTATATGAAGTATGGAAGTTTATAAGTCCAGGATTGTATGACAACGAACGTAAAAATGCCAGGGGATTTATTTTTATTGCCTCCATGCTTTTCTTCATTGGGGTGCTTTTTGGCTACTACCTGATCGCCCCATTATCAATAAATTTCCTAGGGAATTATACTGTGAGTAATCAGGTTGCAAATAATTTCGATCTTAGTTCTTATATTTCAACCGTACGTTCATCAGTGATTGCATGTGGACTCATATTTGAACTCCCTATTCTAATTTATTTCCTGACTAAGATTGGGCTTGTAACCCCTGAATTCATGAAGAAATACAGAAAACATGCCTTAGTTTTAGTACTCATCTTATCAGCTGTTATCACACCTCCAGATATAGCTAGCCAAATTGTGGTGGCTGTACCTATTCTTATTTTATATGAAATAAGTATTTATATTTCTAAAGTAGTTTTACGAAATCAAGCACGAAAAGAAAAAAAACAACGTCATGGCTAA
- a CDS encoding KpsF/GutQ family sugar-phosphate isomerase, with protein sequence MSNLHSIISVAKQAIEIEYKAIQNLIPLVDEEFANAVNCIYQSKGRVIITGIGKSAIIANKIVATLNSTGTPAIFMHAADAIHGDLGTIQEEDVVICISKSGNTPEIKVLVPLLKNGPNKLIAITSNKESFLGQQADYVLNAYVEKEACPNNLAPTTSTTAQLVIGDALAICLLELKGFSSSDFAKYHPGGALGKKLYLRVSDIAATNQKPSVTPDTDIKQVIIEISEKMLGVTAVIDQGEIIGIVTDGDIRRMLNKYDNINGLTAKDIMSVNPKWIEADAMAVDALDRIESYGISQILVKDNDQYAGVVHLHNLIKEGII encoded by the coding sequence TTGAGTAATCTACACTCCATAATTTCGGTAGCAAAACAAGCCATCGAAATCGAATACAAAGCTATCCAAAATTTAATTCCGTTGGTAGATGAAGAGTTTGCAAATGCAGTAAATTGTATTTATCAATCCAAGGGTAGAGTCATCATCACCGGAATTGGTAAAAGTGCCATCATTGCAAATAAAATTGTTGCGACCCTCAATTCAACTGGAACACCAGCTATTTTTATGCATGCTGCAGATGCAATTCATGGTGACTTGGGCACTATTCAAGAAGAAGACGTCGTGATTTGTATATCCAAAAGCGGGAATACCCCTGAGATAAAGGTTTTAGTTCCTTTATTAAAAAACGGCCCTAATAAGCTCATAGCCATCACATCAAATAAAGAATCATTCTTAGGACAACAAGCGGACTACGTTCTAAATGCCTATGTTGAAAAGGAGGCCTGTCCAAACAATCTAGCACCAACCACAAGCACAACAGCCCAACTTGTCATAGGAGATGCATTAGCTATCTGCCTCTTGGAACTTAAGGGATTCAGTAGTAGCGATTTCGCTAAATACCACCCAGGTGGAGCCTTAGGTAAAAAATTATATTTAAGGGTTAGTGATATAGCAGCTACTAATCAAAAACCTTCCGTAACTCCAGACACAGACATAAAACAAGTAATTATAGAAATCTCTGAAAAAATGTTAGGGGTAACGGCTGTTATTGATCAGGGTGAAATTATTGGTATTGTAACAGATGGTGATATTAGAAGGATGCTTAACAAATATGATAACATTAATGGTCTTACCGCTAAAGATATAATGTCTGTAAACCCTAAATGGATTGAAGCAGACGCAATGGCCGTGGACGCATTAGACCGTATTGAATCTTATGGAATATCTCAAATTTTAGTTAAGGATAATGACCAATATGCTGGAGTTGTACACCTACACAATCTAATTAAAGAAGGAATTATCTAA
- a CDS encoding ATP-dependent DNA helicase RecQ produces MSTVENDLQLALKHYFGFGKFKGLQEDVIKSIINNQNTFVIMPTGGGKSLCYQLPALVKDGTAIVISPLIALMKNQVDAIRGISSNNGIAHVLNSSLTKTEVKQVMQDIKSGITKLLYVAPESLTKEDYIEFLRTIQISFVAVDEAHCISEWGHDFRPEYRNIRAIIKRLGDDIPIIGLTATATPKVQEDILKNLGMTDAKTFKASFNRPNLYYEVRPKTKNVDADIIRFIKQNPGKSGIIYCLSRKRVEELAQVLQVNGISAVPYHAGLDAKTRAKHQDMFLMEDVDVVVATIAFGMGIDKPDVRFVIHHDIPKSIESYYQETGRAGRDGGEGHCLAFYSYKDVEKLEKFMSGKPVAEQEIGHALLQEIVAYAETSMSRRKFILHYFGEEFDEVNGEGAEMDDNVRHPKKKHEAQEDVVTLLKVIQNTKEIYKGKEVVNTLLGKVNALIKSHRTDEQPFFGIGKSKDDKYWMALLRQVLVAGLLKKDIETYGVLFLSPEGKNFISNPESFYMTEDHTYEETDDDTIVTAGKGGGGVADEVLLGMLKDLRKRVAKKLEVPPFAVFQDPSLEDMALKYPINIEELTNVHGVGDGKAKKYGKDFVQLIARYVQENEITRPDDLVVKSTGANSALKLYIIQSVDRKLPLDDIAAAKGLEMSDFIKEMEQIVYSGTKLNIDYWIDEILDEDQQEELYEYFLEAETDKISNAIEEFDGDYEDDEIRLYRIKFISEVAN; encoded by the coding sequence ATGAGTACAGTTGAAAATGACTTGCAACTTGCGCTGAAGCATTATTTTGGTTTCGGAAAATTTAAAGGATTACAGGAGGACGTAATTAAGAGCATCATTAACAACCAAAATACGTTTGTTATAATGCCTACAGGTGGCGGAAAATCATTGTGTTACCAATTACCCGCCCTTGTTAAAGATGGAACCGCTATCGTTATATCCCCCCTAATTGCACTGATGAAAAATCAAGTCGATGCCATTCGTGGAATCTCATCCAATAATGGTATCGCGCATGTGTTAAACTCATCTCTAACCAAAACTGAGGTGAAACAGGTGATGCAGGATATAAAAAGTGGTATTACCAAATTGCTTTATGTGGCGCCGGAGTCGCTTACCAAGGAAGATTATATCGAGTTTTTGAGAACAATTCAGATTTCGTTTGTTGCAGTAGACGAAGCACACTGTATCTCAGAATGGGGACATGATTTTCGACCGGAATACAGAAATATTCGGGCAATAATAAAAAGATTAGGGGATGATATTCCTATAATTGGTCTTACCGCTACGGCAACTCCTAAGGTGCAAGAAGATATCTTGAAAAACCTAGGGATGACCGATGCAAAAACGTTCAAGGCTTCCTTTAACCGTCCCAACTTATATTATGAGGTAAGGCCAAAGACTAAGAATGTGGACGCTGATATTATTAGGTTTATCAAACAAAACCCTGGAAAATCGGGAATTATATATTGTTTGAGTCGCAAAAGGGTGGAAGAGCTTGCTCAAGTACTTCAAGTTAATGGGATAAGCGCTGTTCCTTATCATGCTGGTTTGGACGCTAAGACAAGGGCGAAACATCAAGATATGTTCTTGATGGAGGATGTTGATGTAGTAGTGGCAACGATAGCTTTCGGTATGGGAATTGACAAGCCCGATGTGCGTTTTGTAATTCACCATGATATTCCTAAAAGTATTGAAAGTTATTATCAAGAAACTGGGAGAGCTGGTCGTGATGGAGGAGAAGGCCATTGCCTGGCATTTTATTCTTATAAGGATGTTGAGAAGCTGGAAAAATTTATGTCAGGTAAACCAGTGGCAGAACAGGAAATTGGTCATGCATTGCTTCAAGAGATAGTTGCTTATGCCGAAACCTCTATGTCTCGTCGTAAATTCATTCTACATTATTTCGGAGAAGAATTTGATGAGGTAAATGGCGAAGGTGCAGAGATGGATGATAATGTGAGACATCCAAAGAAAAAACATGAAGCTCAAGAAGATGTGGTTACCTTGTTGAAGGTTATCCAAAATACAAAGGAAATTTACAAGGGTAAAGAAGTTGTTAATACTCTTTTAGGTAAAGTAAATGCACTTATAAAATCCCACAGGACTGACGAACAACCTTTCTTTGGAATAGGTAAGTCAAAGGATGATAAATATTGGATGGCTTTGTTACGTCAGGTTCTTGTAGCGGGATTATTAAAAAAGGATATCGAAACTTATGGAGTTTTGTTTCTTAGTCCGGAAGGGAAAAATTTTATTTCCAACCCTGAATCCTTTTACATGACTGAAGATCACACCTACGAAGAAACTGATGATGATACTATAGTTACTGCCGGTAAAGGTGGCGGTGGTGTTGCCGATGAGGTACTGTTAGGAATGTTGAAAGATCTTCGAAAAAGAGTGGCTAAAAAATTGGAAGTTCCTCCATTTGCCGTCTTTCAAGATCCTTCGCTGGAAGATATGGCATTGAAATATCCTATAAACATTGAAGAATTAACCAATGTACATGGTGTAGGGGATGGTAAAGCCAAAAAGTATGGGAAAGATTTTGTCCAATTGATTGCTCGTTATGTACAGGAGAATGAAATTACTCGACCTGACGATTTGGTAGTGAAGTCAACAGGAGCTAATTCAGCATTGAAATTGTACATAATTCAAAGTGTAGACAGAAAGTTACCACTAGATGATATTGCTGCCGCGAAAGGGTTAGAAATGTCTGACTTTATAAAGGAAATGGAACAAATAGTCTACAGCGGTACAAAACTTAATATAGATTATTGGATTGATGAGATTTTAGATGAAGATCAACAAGAAGAATTATACGAGTATTTTTTGGAAGCCGAAACAGATAAGATATCCAATGCTATAGAGGAATTTGATGGTGATTATGAAGATGATGAAATTAGATTATATCGTATTAAGTTTATCAGTGAAGTTGCAAACTAA